ATTTTAAAGTCTTCATAAAATGACACAGTCCTCCTAGACATCTGGAAGCACTTCTTAAATGTtactgtgtgtgagacagaaatgtgtttgaatAGCGTATAAAGAAGCCGCGGAGTGTTTCCTAACCATAACAATGCTGTTTGACGGCAAGAAATAGACAAACAAAAGACATACTtcaaaaagtgatttttattgttGACGGACAGATTTTTTGTTATCCTGAATGAGAAATAGCATTTCAGCAAACGTCTGTAATACGTCTGATGGAGCTAAATCTCATGACGTTGCTGATGTCCCTCATGGTCCGGTACTCTCCTGGCCTCAGGTACATCATCCTGCCTCTGTAGTTGGGCTGCTCAAACATCAGCCAGTGGCCATCCATCACGTTGCAGGACTGGCAGTCAGACATGCGGTAGCGATCCTGGAGAGACTCGCAGTCCTCCATCACTTCATGCATCTGGCCTCCAAAGTTCTCCCTCTCGTAGATCCTCATCCTGAACTGTCCCCTGTACTGTTTGAGCAAAACAACACCAAGATGTCAGGACAGGTTTTCAAGATTTGCGTCACTCCAAACACAATTCCTGCACAACAGAGAAAAGTCCAGCAGCAAAGCTGAGAAAGCAGTGTGAAACCAGAGTTCTTACCATGGGGATCATGCGACAGGAGCGAATGGTCTCCATCGTGGCCATGCCCATCGTCCCCATGCTCATCATGCTTCCCATACGCAGGACATCAGAgtactctcctctcctcaggaaGATTTGATTACCCATAAAGTTGGAGCGGTCGTACACCACGAAGCAGCCGTTCTCCACCCTGCAGGAGTTGCAGCGGCTCAGGTGCATGCCAAGGTCGGAGCAGTCGCTGCTGCAGTCATAGGAACGACCCTGGAAGTTCCTGTCCTCGTAAAAAATTATCTGCAGCAAATAATACAGTGCATATTATCATCCATCTTTCATTACTCTGAAACAGACTGGGTAGTTTGCATTTGCTTGCCCTGCATACACAATGTTTGCAATGATAAGGTTTCTATGGTCTTCTTATGTGATTATTAGAGTTTCTGTAGTTAATTTATAAATGCTCTGACTAATGATCATGTATTTTCCTAGTGAAGTAGTGACTACAATTCAAAG
The DNA window shown above is from Myripristis murdjan chromosome 2, fMyrMur1.1, whole genome shotgun sequence and carries:
- the LOC115370488 gene encoding gamma-crystallin M3-like, translating into MGRIIFYEDRNFQGRSYDCSSDCSDLGMHLSRCNSCRVENGCFVVYDRSNFMGNQIFLRRGEYSDVLRMGSMMSMGTMGMATMETIRSCRMIPMYRGQFRMRIYERENFGGQMHEVMEDCESLQDRYRMSDCQSCNVMDGHWLMFEQPNYRGRMMYLRPGEYRTMRDISNVMRFSSIRRITDVC